One Streptomyces sp. NBC_00102 DNA segment encodes these proteins:
- a CDS encoding polysaccharide deacetylase family protein, which produces MLAGCSGPDGHPTTTRPPHAAASSPSSHPSAPATPAPGPPPTLAPGPQGLTPVFERRPKSAAPTDEKVVALTFDADMTADEGERAAAGESFDNPPLIDLLRRLKVESTVFMTGRWAEEYPDQARAIGTDPTFEIANHSYSHYAFSSPCYGLPTVAKEEMRDEVERAFAAFRTAGARNVVPYFRFPGGCYDDEALRALAPEKVTAVQWDVVGGDAFATDADAVAEQVLEGVTPGSLVVLHCTRSAAPTTEDAVRRIVPELRARGYRFVKVSELMRAAPGD; this is translated from the coding sequence GTGCTCGCCGGATGCTCCGGTCCGGACGGGCACCCCACCACCACGCGGCCGCCGCACGCCGCCGCGTCGTCCCCCTCCTCGCACCCCTCCGCCCCCGCGACCCCGGCCCCCGGACCGCCGCCCACCCTCGCTCCCGGCCCCCAGGGCCTCACGCCGGTGTTCGAACGGCGGCCGAAGAGCGCGGCCCCGACGGACGAGAAGGTCGTGGCACTCACCTTCGACGCCGACATGACGGCCGACGAGGGCGAACGGGCGGCCGCGGGCGAATCGTTCGACAATCCGCCGCTGATCGACCTGCTGCGCCGTCTCAAGGTCGAGTCGACGGTCTTCATGACCGGCCGCTGGGCCGAGGAGTACCCGGACCAGGCGCGGGCGATCGGCACCGACCCCACGTTCGAGATCGCCAACCACTCGTACAGCCACTACGCCTTCTCCTCCCCCTGCTACGGCCTGCCGACCGTGGCGAAGGAGGAGATGAGGGACGAAGTGGAGCGCGCCTTCGCCGCCTTCCGCACGGCGGGAGCGCGCAACGTCGTCCCGTACTTCCGCTTCCCCGGCGGGTGTTACGACGACGAGGCGCTGCGCGCGCTGGCCCCGGAGAAGGTGACGGCGGTCCAGTGGGACGTGGTGGGCGGCGACGCGTTCGCCACCGACGCGGACGCGGTGGCCGAACAGGTTCTGGAGGGCGTGACCCCGGGCTCCCTGGTGGTGCTGCACTGCACCCGCAGCGCCGCCCCGACCACCGAGGATGCGGTACGCCGGATCGTCCCCGAACTCCGGGCGCGCGGCTACCGGTTCGTGAAGGTGTCGGAGCTCATGCGGGCGGCCCCGGGAGACTGA